The Paeniglutamicibacter sulfureus genome includes a region encoding these proteins:
- a CDS encoding NUDIX hydrolase family protein, which produces MNVRTPDPYPGWLSDEDLYEARARLPMLYIEAIPVRLDPLGYVTEIGLLLTADPEGRMLRTFVSGRVMYRETIRAALTRHIEKDLGPMAMPQLPPSPAPFTVAEYFPSPSETGLTDERQHAVALAYIVPVRGECSPRQDALELTWLTPEEALSPSIQEEFAGGRENLVRQALAHVGYVR; this is translated from the coding sequence ATGAACGTTCGCACTCCGGATCCCTATCCCGGCTGGCTGTCCGACGAAGACCTCTACGAGGCCCGCGCCCGACTGCCCATGCTCTACATCGAAGCCATCCCGGTGCGCCTGGATCCGCTCGGCTATGTCACCGAGATCGGCCTGCTGCTGACGGCCGATCCCGAAGGGCGGATGCTGCGCACCTTCGTTTCGGGCCGTGTGATGTACCGGGAGACCATCCGTGCGGCGCTGACCCGCCACATCGAGAAGGACCTGGGGCCCATGGCCATGCCGCAGTTGCCGCCGTCCCCGGCGCCCTTCACCGTGGCGGAGTATTTCCCGTCCCCCTCGGAAACCGGGTTGACCGACGAACGGCAGCACGCCGTCGCGCTGGCCTACATCGTGCCGGTGCGCGGCGAATGCTCCCCGCGCCAGGACGCGCTTGAATTAACCTGGCTGACGCCCGAGGAGGCGCTGAGCCCGAGCATCCAGGAGGAGTTCGCCGGCGGCCGGGAGAATTTGGTTCGCCAGGCACTCGCCCACGTCGGCTACGTCCGCTAA
- a CDS encoding DHA2 family efflux MFS transporter permease subunit, with product MTETGTKLNPKDLATITVLIVSAFVVILNETIMNVALPVLMHEFQVSEEAIQWLATIFMLTMAVVIPATGFLLQRFSTRGVFMLAMGLFSLGTLLAAAAPGFGLLLVARVIQASGTAIMMPLLMTTILDLVPAHRRGVIMGNVSIVISVAPAIGPTISGLILHSLSWRFMFLIVAPIALAALFIGSPRLNKVAEASTMPLSIPSVLLSIPAFGGLVFGLSRLSANGLDGQTLSILVVAVLSLVAFTMLQLRLQKKNHALLDLRTFTYRPFTLSLSLMVLAMVALFGVIILLPLYLQNVRGLDTLATGLMLLPGGLLMGLLAPFVGRLFDRVGPRPLMIPGTVILVLVLFGYSRLLGAETALGVIIALHLTMSLALSLIFTPAFTTALNPLPHSLHSHGSAVLSTLQQLGGAAGTALLVGVLASRIGAGAAAGADPIQAQIDGFSAGFLVASVCAVGMVVIALFLTKAREPAPATAAEHAH from the coding sequence GTGACCGAGACCGGCACCAAACTCAACCCCAAGGATCTGGCCACCATCACGGTGCTGATCGTTTCCGCGTTCGTGGTGATCCTCAACGAAACCATCATGAACGTGGCGCTGCCGGTGCTCATGCACGAGTTCCAGGTCAGCGAGGAAGCCATCCAGTGGCTTGCGACGATCTTCATGCTCACCATGGCCGTGGTCATCCCGGCCACAGGCTTCCTGCTGCAGCGTTTCAGCACCCGCGGGGTGTTCATGCTGGCGATGGGATTGTTCTCCCTGGGCACGCTGCTGGCCGCCGCTGCCCCGGGCTTCGGCCTGCTCCTGGTTGCCCGTGTCATCCAAGCTTCCGGCACGGCGATCATGATGCCGTTGCTGATGACCACGATCCTGGACCTGGTGCCCGCCCACAGGCGCGGGGTCATCATGGGCAATGTGTCGATCGTGATTTCCGTGGCCCCGGCCATCGGGCCGACCATCTCGGGTCTCATCCTGCATTCGCTGTCGTGGCGCTTCATGTTCCTGATCGTCGCGCCGATCGCCTTGGCGGCACTCTTCATTGGTTCACCGCGGCTGAACAAGGTCGCCGAGGCCTCCACCATGCCGCTGTCAATCCCCTCGGTGTTGCTGTCCATCCCGGCCTTTGGCGGACTGGTCTTCGGACTCAGCCGACTCTCGGCCAACGGGCTGGACGGGCAGACGCTGTCCATCTTGGTGGTTGCAGTGCTCTCGCTGGTGGCCTTCACGATGCTGCAGCTGCGCCTGCAGAAGAAGAACCATGCGCTGCTTGACCTGCGCACCTTCACCTACCGCCCCTTCACCTTGTCGCTCTCGCTGATGGTGCTGGCCATGGTGGCGCTCTTCGGCGTGATCATCCTGCTGCCGCTGTACCTGCAAAACGTGCGCGGCCTGGACACCCTGGCCACCGGCCTGATGCTGTTGCCCGGCGGGCTGCTCATGGGTCTGCTGGCCCCGTTCGTCGGACGGCTCTTCGACCGGGTTGGCCCGCGCCCGCTGATGATCCCGGGAACCGTGATCCTGGTGCTGGTGCTCTTCGGCTATTCGCGTCTGCTGGGCGCCGAGACCGCCCTCGGCGTGATTATCGCGCTGCACCTGACCATGTCGCTGGCGCTGTCGCTGATCTTCACCCCGGCGTTCACCACGGCATTGAACCCGCTGCCGCATTCGCTGCATTCCCACGGCTCCGCGGTGCTTTCCACCCTGCAGCAGTTGGGCGGCGCGGCCGGCACCGCATTGCTGGTCGGCGTCCTGGCCTCGCGTATAGGCGCGGGTGCCGCGGCCGGCGCCGATCCCATCCAGGCCCAGATCGACGGGTTCTCCGCCGGTTTCCTGGTGGCTTCGGTCTGCGCCGTGGGCATGGTGGTCATCGCGCTCTTCCTGACCAAGGCCAGGGAACCAGCCCCGGCCACGGCAGCGGAGCACGCGCACTAG
- a CDS encoding Lrp/AsnC family transcriptional regulator, which produces MELPVEDLQLVNALQIAPRASWAELAAALGRHPATLSARWNRLREDRMAWVLGHLGGHPEQHCTAFIDVVADPELIDEARVDLCAISEVLTVDDATSSADFRLTCLAADWLTMAREILPRIRGARGVQRTKVSLCTKLYATGNVWRLDVLSPAQQAQLQRLNQPPLAQPTIIPDTFWPMLRVLMRDGRSTAAEIAQATGQHPSTTGRALRTALETGMVTLRCDLASHYTGYPLTVQWFAKVPAGTADTVAAFLMEHRTLRLCASTTGAANMTFMMQLRTPADIADIEARLAARVPGVDIIEACVGVHSFKRMGWMLDPEGRPTGEVVT; this is translated from the coding sequence ATGGAACTGCCGGTGGAAGACCTGCAACTAGTGAATGCGCTGCAAATCGCGCCGCGGGCCAGCTGGGCCGAATTGGCGGCCGCGCTGGGACGCCACCCGGCAACGCTTTCCGCCCGTTGGAACCGATTGCGCGAGGATCGCATGGCCTGGGTCCTCGGACATCTGGGCGGACACCCCGAGCAGCACTGCACCGCCTTCATCGATGTCGTGGCCGATCCGGAGCTCATCGACGAGGCGCGCGTCGACCTCTGCGCGATCTCCGAGGTGCTCACCGTCGACGACGCGACCAGCAGTGCCGACTTCCGCCTCACCTGCCTGGCCGCCGACTGGCTCACCATGGCCCGGGAGATCCTGCCGCGCATCCGCGGCGCCCGTGGCGTCCAACGCACCAAGGTCTCGCTGTGCACCAAGCTCTACGCCACCGGCAACGTGTGGCGACTGGACGTGCTCTCCCCCGCACAGCAGGCCCAGCTCCAACGCCTCAACCAGCCACCCCTGGCGCAGCCGACGATCATCCCCGACACGTTCTGGCCGATGCTCAGGGTGCTGATGCGCGATGGCCGTTCCACGGCCGCGGAAATCGCCCAGGCCACCGGCCAGCATCCCTCAACCACCGGCCGGGCGCTGCGCACGGCGCTGGAGACCGGCATGGTGACCCTGCGCTGCGATCTGGCGAGCCATTACACGGGGTACCCGCTGACGGTGCAATGGTTCGCGAAGGTTCCCGCAGGCACTGCGGACACCGTCGCAGCCTTCCTGATGGAGCATCGGACGCTGCGCCTTTGCGCCTCAACCACGGGTGCGGCGAACATGACGTTCATGATGCAGTTGCGCACCCCGGCCGACATCGCCGACATTGAGGCCAGGCTCGCCGCCAGGGTCCCCGGTGTCGACATCATCGAGGCCTGCGTGGGCGTGCATTCATTCAAGCGCATGGGCTGGATGCTGGATCCGGAGGGGCGTCCCACCGGTGAGGTCGTCACCTGA
- a CDS encoding MFS transporter, producing MSIKEQLAPAGTIQRTEPAAHGAPGQSTFKTLLGIGAGNAVEWFDWAIYATFASFISGQLFSKADPTSAFLATMAIFAVGFVARPFGGAFFGLIGDKVGRKSAMTMAVGLASLGSLIIAITPTYASIGAGASLILLVARLLQGLAHGGEMPSAQTYLAEVAPAPKRGFYSTLMYFSGTAGIVAGTLLGAILTVVLTKEQMGAFGWRIPFAVGALMGLYTLVMRSRLKETEQFEEQKSAKAAAATKGPSVFSQIMANWRQAVRVIGLTVGLTVVYYIWSVSTPAYAIANLKMDPATALWTGVAANLVFMTALPFWGKLSDRIGRRPVLLISALGAAVLQFPMSSLVRGEAWQLFIAMSVMLIFIAASASIVPAVYAELFPTAIRTIGVAIPYAIAVAAFGGTAAFLQAGFNAWFGIPTGGTVFAIYSIVLLLISALTIYKMPESVGKDLRG from the coding sequence ATGAGCATCAAGGAACAGCTGGCCCCGGCCGGCACCATCCAACGCACCGAGCCTGCCGCGCACGGGGCACCCGGGCAGTCCACCTTCAAGACCCTGCTGGGCATTGGCGCCGGCAACGCCGTGGAATGGTTCGACTGGGCCATCTACGCCACGTTCGCCTCCTTCATCTCCGGCCAGCTCTTCTCCAAGGCCGACCCGACCTCCGCGTTCCTGGCCACCATGGCGATCTTCGCAGTCGGCTTCGTCGCCCGCCCCTTCGGCGGCGCATTCTTCGGCCTGATCGGCGACAAGGTCGGCCGCAAGTCCGCCATGACCATGGCCGTGGGCCTGGCCTCGCTCGGTTCGCTGATCATCGCGATCACCCCGACCTACGCCAGCATCGGGGCCGGCGCCTCGCTGATCTTGCTGGTGGCCCGGCTGTTGCAGGGCCTGGCGCACGGCGGCGAGATGCCCAGCGCGCAGACCTACCTCGCGGAGGTGGCCCCTGCCCCGAAGCGCGGGTTCTACTCCACGCTCATGTACTTCTCCGGGACCGCCGGCATCGTTGCCGGAACGCTGCTCGGGGCCATCCTCACCGTCGTGCTGACCAAGGAACAGATGGGTGCCTTCGGCTGGCGCATCCCCTTCGCCGTCGGTGCGCTGATGGGTCTGTACACCCTGGTCATGCGCTCGCGCCTGAAGGAGACCGAGCAGTTCGAGGAGCAGAAGTCGGCCAAGGCCGCGGCCGCCACCAAGGGACCCTCGGTCTTCTCACAGATCATGGCCAACTGGCGCCAGGCGGTGCGGGTCATTGGCCTGACCGTTGGGTTGACCGTCGTCTACTACATCTGGTCCGTTTCGACCCCTGCCTACGCGATCGCCAACCTGAAGATGGATCCGGCAACCGCGCTGTGGACCGGCGTCGCCGCCAACCTGGTGTTCATGACGGCCCTGCCGTTCTGGGGGAAGCTTTCGGACCGCATCGGCCGCCGTCCGGTTCTGCTCATTTCGGCACTGGGTGCCGCGGTGCTGCAGTTCCCGATGTCATCCCTGGTGCGCGGTGAGGCATGGCAGCTGTTCATCGCCATGTCGGTGATGCTCATCTTCATCGCCGCCTCCGCCTCGATCGTTCCGGCCGTCTACGCCGAGCTGTTCCCCACCGCGATCCGCACCATCGGCGTGGCCATCCCCTACGCCATCGCCGTGGCGGCCTTCGGCGGCACCGCTGCCTTCCTGCAAGCCGGGTTCAACGCCTGGTTCGGTATCCCCACCGGCGGAACGGTCTTCGCGATCTACTCCATCGTCCTGCTGCTCATCAGCGCGCTCACCATCTACAAGATGCCCGAGTCCGTGGGCAAGGACCTGCGCGGCTAG
- a CDS encoding tRNA-dihydrouridine synthase: MSKLFTPVDLAAPEGPGLTLRNRTVLAPMCQYSVDNRDGVPHAWHLAHLGARAAGGFGLVFTEAAAVTAQGRISDRDAGIWNDDQSRAWAPIVDFIHSQGAAAGIQLAHAGAKASTHAWLPQPAAAGQVGSLGEEDGGWETAAPSETDVFGLDSPLAMSGEQIAASIRDWAEAARRADEAGFDVVQIHAAHGYLIHQFLSPLANARTDEYGGSFGNRTRYAREVISAVRAAWPAHKPLAIRFSGDDWVDGGWRIQDTARFAAEAFELGVTAFDLSSAGIGKYHGPSGPGFQVPLATAVKQAVPAAFVTAVGMINDPSQAEQVLVTGAADGVSIGRAALKNPNWPAVAAAELGAPREQVPFAAQYWRAHW; this comes from the coding sequence ATGAGCAAACTCTTTACTCCGGTCGACCTTGCCGCGCCCGAGGGCCCGGGCCTGACGCTTCGGAACCGCACCGTGCTGGCACCCATGTGCCAATACTCGGTCGACAACCGCGACGGCGTGCCGCACGCCTGGCACCTTGCCCATCTGGGCGCCCGCGCCGCCGGGGGCTTCGGCCTGGTGTTCACCGAGGCCGCCGCGGTCACCGCCCAGGGACGCATCAGCGACAGGGATGCCGGCATCTGGAACGATGACCAGTCCCGGGCGTGGGCCCCCATTGTCGACTTCATCCATTCCCAGGGCGCGGCAGCCGGCATCCAGCTGGCCCACGCCGGTGCCAAGGCCTCGACGCATGCCTGGCTGCCCCAGCCCGCTGCCGCCGGACAGGTCGGCAGCCTCGGCGAGGAGGACGGCGGGTGGGAAACCGCCGCTCCTTCGGAAACCGATGTCTTCGGGCTCGACTCCCCGCTCGCCATGAGCGGCGAGCAGATTGCCGCATCGATCCGGGACTGGGCCGAGGCGGCGCGCCGGGCCGACGAAGCGGGGTTCGATGTCGTCCAGATCCATGCGGCGCACGGCTACCTGATCCACCAGTTCCTTTCGCCGCTGGCCAACGCCCGCACGGATGAATACGGCGGAAGCTTCGGGAACCGCACCCGGTACGCGCGCGAGGTGATCTCCGCGGTGCGTGCCGCCTGGCCGGCGCACAAGCCGCTGGCCATCCGCTTCTCCGGGGATGACTGGGTCGATGGAGGGTGGCGGATCCAGGACACCGCGCGTTTCGCCGCCGAGGCCTTTGAGCTGGGTGTCACGGCCTTCGACCTGTCCAGCGCGGGGATCGGCAAGTACCACGGGCCCAGCGGCCCGGGCTTCCAGGTGCCGCTGGCCACCGCCGTGAAGCAGGCGGTCCCGGCGGCCTTCGTGACGGCCGTGGGCATGATCAACGACCCCTCGCAGGCCGAACAGGTGCTGGTCACCGGTGCCGCCGACGGGGTGTCGATCGGCCGTGCTGCCCTGAAGAACCCGAACTGGCCGGCGGTGGCCGCCGCCGAGCTGGGTGCACCCCGCGAACAGGTGCCCTTCGCCGCCCAGTACTGGCGCGCCCACTGGTAG
- a CDS encoding CopG family transcriptional regulator, translating into MAANRDEHSDKIQFNVYLPAPLVRRVKHAAVDDGSSLSAFVEKALAEYLERR; encoded by the coding sequence ATGGCAGCGAACAGGGACGAACACAGCGACAAGATCCAATTCAATGTCTACCTCCCGGCGCCGCTGGTGCGCCGCGTGAAGCACGCCGCCGTCGATGACGGCAGCAGCCTTTCCGCCTTCGTGGAAAAGGCCCTCGCCGAGTACCTGGAGCGGCGCTGA
- a CDS encoding YdeI/OmpD-associated family protein has protein sequence MAIPLEELLVPDAPAWRAWLQEHHASHPGVNLVLHKKGGTTTSLTYAQALDEALCFGWIDGQRNARDEHSFTNRFTPRTARSKWSARNVEHVQRLEAVGLIQPAGAAAVQAAKADGRWDEAYAGQASAQLPADFLEAVSGFPRAQETLAALGASERFAIYYRLHTVKGDETRRRKIADYVARLDAGQGIF, from the coding sequence ATGGCGATCCCCCTGGAAGAACTGTTGGTGCCCGATGCCCCCGCGTGGCGCGCCTGGCTGCAGGAGCACCACGCCAGCCATCCGGGCGTGAACCTGGTGCTGCACAAGAAAGGCGGAACCACCACAAGCCTGACCTACGCGCAGGCGCTGGACGAGGCCCTGTGCTTCGGCTGGATCGACGGCCAGCGCAACGCGCGCGACGAGCACAGCTTCACCAACAGATTCACCCCGCGCACCGCGCGCAGCAAGTGGTCCGCCAGGAACGTGGAACACGTCCAGCGGCTGGAGGCCGTCGGCCTGATCCAGCCGGCGGGGGCCGCCGCGGTCCAGGCGGCCAAAGCCGACGGGAGGTGGGACGAAGCCTATGCGGGGCAGGCATCGGCGCAGCTTCCCGCCGATTTCCTCGAGGCGGTTTCCGGATTTCCGCGGGCGCAGGAAACGCTGGCAGCCCTCGGCGCCAGCGAGCGATTCGCCATCTACTACCGGTTGCACACCGTCAAGGGGGATGAGACCCGCCGGAGGAAGATCGCCGACTACGTGGCCCGGCTCGATGCCGGGCAAGGGATCTTCTAG